The sequence below is a genomic window from Pseudostreptobacillus hongkongensis.
TTTGCTATAAATGTTAAAGAACAAGAACTACAAAGTTTAAAAAATAGTATAGCTAATGAAAAAGAAGAAGCTAAAAAGCAAAAACTTGAAGAAGAGAAAACTAAATTAGAAGCAGAATTAAACAAAGATAAAGCAACTTTAACAGAACTTCAAGCTAGCTCTGGTTTGACAGTTGATGCTGAAGTAAGGAAGGCGGCTTTAAAACAATCTGAAGAAGTTGAAAAGAAATTAGCGGCTTTAGATAAAAAGAAAGTAGAACGCAATAAAGTTGTTTCTACTTGGAAGGGTACATCTGGTGCACTTTCTGTTGGTAATGAGGTTATGGGTGTAACTCGTCAAATAATAGGAGTTGCAGCAGGAACTGCAGATACAGATGCTGTAAATGTGGCTCAATTAAGAAGTATGAATCTTCATTTAGTTGGTGATTCTGGAGAAACAAGATATACCATAGCTAATAAAAATCCTTTAAAATTTGAAGGAGAAAATGGAATAATAACTAAGGTAGAAGATGGTAAGGTTAAAATATCTCTTAATATTAATGATAAGAATTTAACTGTTACAAAACCTACAGCAGATGAAACTACAAGTCCTAAATTAGATTTAAGTGAAGCTATAAAGGAAAAAATAGAAAAATTAGAAAATGTAGCAATAAAAGCAGGAACAGGAATAGCAGTAGAAACATCAAAGGAATCTGGAACAACGACTTATACTATAAACGCTGATTTAAGTAGCGTTGAAGGTAAAATAGCAACAAATACAAAAAATATTGAGGAACTTGAAAAGAAAATTTCTAATACTTCAAGCAATGAAAAGATGAAAGAAATAGAAAATAAAAGCTATTCTGGAATTTCAAATGCTATTGCTATGGCAAATTTACCTGTTTCAACAAAAGATAAATTTAGTATAGCTGCTGGTTATGGAACATATATGGGAAATCATTCATTGGCTATAGGATTTATGGGTAATAAAAATCTTATGAATTATAAAGCAAGTATAAGTCTAAATAGCAAAGGTAATTTAGGATTTGGTGTAGGTGTTGCATATATACTTGGAACTAAGGATGAAGAAGAAGTTAAGTTAAATAAAGAGTTAGCAAGACTTAATCAATTAGAAAAAGAAAGTAAAGAAAAAGATAGAAGAATAAATGATTTAGAGAAAAAATTGGAAGAAATTTTAAATAAATTAAAATAAACACTACATTAAATGTTATAGTTCAAGGACTATAACATTTATGTTTTTATGGAATAAAATTTTTGAAAGGAAGAACTCTTCCGAATATATGTGGAAAAAGTCGCCTTTCCCCTACCCCAAATAGAAGAACAAAAAGAGATAGTACGCATATTAGAATCAGTACTTGATAGAGAAAATAGGGTATCTGAGTTATTAAGTTTAATGGAATCTATATCTTTACTTGAAAAAAGTATACTTGATAAGGATTTTAGAGGTAAGATATAGTTTAATTAAGTGAATTAAGTAAGAAATTACAAGATTCACTTTTTTAGTAATCTATAATGAATAATAATACTGAAAAATTTTAATGTAAAATTGTTTTGAAAAAGGGAGTTAAACTAGTATTAACACTGACTTTGAAGGTATTTTTTAACTTGAATTTTTAAAATTTTTAGGGTAGAATATCAATATAAATAACAAGGGAGAGATATATATGAAAAAGATTTTAGTAACTATTTTAGGTTTAGTTTTAGCAGTATCTTGTGCAGTAGCACCAGTTAAAGTAGAAAGTAAAAATTATCATTCTAAAAAAGGATTTACACATACTCACTTAACTATTGAAAAACATGATGACGATGAAATAGATGTAGACTTAGAAATTAAAGGTAAAGATTTAGAGTTTGAAGCTAAAAAAATTAAAGACGGAATATACCAAGGAGAAAGAGGAGAAATTATAGAATACT
It includes:
- a CDS encoding restriction endonuclease subunit S, whose amino-acid sequence is MEKVAFPLPQIEEQKEIVRILESVLDRENRVSELLSLMESISLLEKSILDKDFRGKI